In the genome of Engraulis encrasicolus isolate BLACKSEA-1 chromosome 21, IST_EnEncr_1.0, whole genome shotgun sequence, the window TATGAATAGGTCGACCATGTTAGACCCTTGAAACATGGAATAAGTATTATTATGGCAGTCGATTTGTGACTTGTAATTACTTTCCCACTCTGTTACacactctgtactgtactgtactgtactgtactgtatattaaaaTGAAGCCCCAGTGTAATCATGTTCTGTCAAAtcagacactcatacacatagacatacacatacacgtgagATTAGAGAGATTTGCACACCAATGCTCAGGGGTGGGGTGGAATGTCTGGCTGTTATACATTGTGCAACATGCATTGTGTCTTCAACACAACATTTTATATTTCTCAacatttgtatctctctctctctctctctctctctatctctctctctctctctctctctctctctctctctctctctctctctctctctctctctctctctctctctctctctctctctctctctctctctctcccctgccccatCCATCCCCTCCTCTTCACAATCCTATTTATCCTTCAGCTCATGTGTGAATTGGGTAATAGTGCCATCAACAGAATATATGAGGCTCGCATTGATGAGATCACTATCAAGAAGCCTCATCCGTCCAGTCCAAGGTAAAAACACTCCAACACCATTGTCAAACGGGCACACTTCATAAAATCTCTTCTCTGTATTTTTATGTTCACCACAACATGGCTTGTCACGTGCCTAAAACTGATCATTTACAATATCTTTTGTTAATTAAAGAATCATGGTTGTGTGAAGTGTGAAGACATATCTGTGTCTTATATCACGCACTtgttgcactttgggcactatgtgtCAGTGCGTAGGCGgcttagcctggcgagccagacctgTACAgtaaaaagctgtacaagggtctgggcgagctaggagagagtgtgggcgggataaatggttgtctatcaaaatgccttggcactcaacgccatgCAATAGGATGGTTGAACAACCaatctgtgtaacgtcacagctgtctttcagaatgtacacgcgacacgcccctttataAGCGAAGCGGCAACTTCGTGCCTTCAGAGGAATGAATGCGTGTGAtaaccacagccacaaacaagtttcctaataaattgtgttttcacctacacagttaaaaaatgcctcgttttcgaccacatggccctccttgatcagccagcgaaatgttgagcaatttggggcttgttaaatggttatatatatgattgttgtcaacatggcatgttcggtgttagctagctagctgtatacccatagaactaatagacggctggatacctagctctgttattgacgacaggttggctagccgctagctcggtagactaggtgtcattcccatctatttagtaagctacgtaaagactttcaaagctcccaaatgtctcgttttcaattacatggatcttattagaaacTGGGGCAGGCATACAAGGCTGGATAGCTAGCTCTgagttattgacgacaggttggctagccactagctcggtagactaggtgtcattcccatctatttagtaagctactcaaagactttcaacgctctcaaatgtctcgtttttaattgcatgtgtcttattaaaaattggggcagcaaatgaaaatgttggttacttcagtgcactgaaagtgcccggatgcTACCCTAACAATGATGAATGAAAAGGCAGTGAACAACTACTCATTAAAATGACTCATGTCCGTTTATTCCAAGTGGAATGACCTGATAAAGGGCGATTTCAGCCTGCAGTGCTTCACATATTTATGCATCTTCCCTTTCAACATCTCTGGGTTAATAGCCGcaaaataattaatacttagtaTACAATGTGCAAGCAATGAATAAGCTTCTTAGAtaatcaagtaaaaaaaaaaatcaatgtaactcatacaatagtggcattagctatgGTCGTACCACCTTAATATCATCCtgttacaaaacaaaaacagaaaccgTCAATTACAAAAATTAGTAGATGTTTAACACATGGAAGTCTAATCTGACAGATGAAACAGAGCTCGCATGGAGAAGCCTTCTGTCATATAAATTTAGTGTAATGTCTTTTGAAATGAGGGAAATGCTTTTATCGGttcatacagtatgtacgtactgtatacgTTTTGAATGTTGGAAGTGGAAATTATATAATGAACTTAACTGAACAACAGATAGAAAGTAGCCCATTCTCAATGTGGATAGATGGATAGTAGCCCATTCTCTCCTGTCTTTTTTAAATGACTTATTGTTTTATTGGAGTCATTTAAAAGCTATTGTACAAGACTAGCCGTTGTCCATCATGGTGGCGTAAACCGTTACTAGGTTTTAGACTCACGCTGTTTGCTAAACGGTACATAATGTATCAATTCCTATAACCAACATTTTACAACCAATAACCATAACGTAATAACCATGCACATGTCATGAACAAAACCAAAGCATCTATTTAGttcaaataaaacaaataaacccCCAGGTTTTTTTGCAattactttttttattattttttttatgatgctattattatttttatttttgttttgttgaattGCATAAGAATTTAATATTTTGTGGTGGTCGTCGTCCTCATCCTTTTTTGCCgaatttcattttctttttcaccCAGCTgactacagatttttttttcttcttcttctgctcggGAACCTGGGGCTGCTGGTCGCTGAGTCCATCTCCGGTGTTTGTGTCCGTCACTTTTGAGCTCTTTAGCTCCTCTCTGCGTTTCAGCAATTGGACGTCACCTGAGCCCAGTCCAGTACTGCGCGCTGTGGCCACAGCCGTGACCGCCAGTCTCTCTGTCACCTTCTCTTGCAGCACCGACTGCAGCTCTCTCTTGCAGCTCTTGCTCGTCCCCTGTACCACCACTGgtatctcctctttctctctggctctgcTCAGTGGTGCATTCatttgtctctctgcctgtctgttcagggcatctctctcctctatctctcttgctttcATTTCATGTCTCTTCACGGCAATTTTTTGTCTAAGCACTAAGCTCGGTATGGGTTGCTGAGTTGCTTGTTGACAGACCACTgctatcttctctttctctctgtctttgcccaTTGGGGCATTCATTTCATGTTTCAATCTCTCACCTCTCTCATGAAGGACTATTAGGTCCTGAGTTGCTTGTTGACGGACCACTgctatctcctctttctctctgtctttgcccaTTGGGGCATTCATTTCACGTTTCAATCTCTCACCTCTCTCATGAAGGACTATTAGGTCCTGAGTTGATTGTTGACGGACCACTGatatctcctctttctctctatattttCCCATTGGGGCATTCATTAGTTGTTTCAATCTCTCGCCTCTCTCATGAAGGACTATTAAGTCCTGAGTCGATTGTTGACGGACCACTGatatctcctctttctctctatattttCCCATTGGGGCATTCATTTCATGTTTCAATCTCTCACCTCTCTCATGAAGGACTATTAGGTCCTGAGTTGCTTGTTGACGGACCACTgctatctcctctttctctctgtctttgcccaTTGGGGCATTCATTTCACGTTTCAATCTCTCACCTCTCTCATGAAGGACTATTAGGTCCTGAGTTGATTGTTGACGGACCACTgctatctcctctttctctctgtctttgcccaTTGGGGCATTCATTTCACGTTTCAATCTCTCACCTCTCTCATGAAGGACTATTAGGTCCTGAGTTGATTGTTGACGGACCACTGatatctcctctttctctctatattttCCCATTGGGGCATTCATTAGTTGTTTCAATCTCTCGCCTCTCTCATGAAGGACTATTAAGTCCTGAGTCGATTGTTGACGGACCACTGatatctcctctttctctctatattttCCCATTGGGGCATTCATTTCATGTTTCAATCTCTCGCCTCTCTCATGAAGGACTATTGGGTCCAATTTTAATTGATGAGTTGATTGTTGAGGGACTTGTGTTAAATTGGTGTTTCCTGCTGTCACTCTCCCTGTTTTCTCTGTTGTTTCTAGCAGCTGTACTCGTTTTCTATCTATTTCAATCCACATATTGACTTTTGCCCACATCTGCGCTTGCCATTCCTCCAGGCATTTAATGCTTTCCCCTTGTTCCTGTATGCATCTCTGGCTCTCTAGTCCGTATCTCTTCATCTCCATGTACTTCCTCATCCACTGTGCTGATGTTCTTTCCAGCTCGGCTATTCTGCTCTGCTGCTCCTGGATGATGTGTTTGGCCATTGCCAGCTGCTCCTCCGCtgtccctcccctcatctccacaATAGTGCTACCTAACTTATCTGTTTTTTGTCCATAATTCAGATATATTTTCCCTGTCCCTGCTCCTAGCCTCTTGGGTTCATATCGCTCTGCTTCCATCGCTGGTGACTCTTGCTTTGCTGCGTCATCCTTCTGGCTCCAAAAGTCCATCTTTTCTGCCGTCTGCCCTTtcattctcctcatctcctcctctgtgtgtctctcattTATACCCTGACTGTGCATGGCTATGCCCTTTTCCAGTTTCTGTAGTGCCACCAAGTTGCTCTGTGCCTCCAGACGTTTTATTGCCATATGAAGTTCTGCTTGAAGCCATGCCTCAGCTGTCGGTTGCAAGGCCTCGCTGGCGACCTTGGTAGCATCCTCACTGGCGACCTTAAATGCATCCTTACTGGCGACCTTAAAGGCATCCTCGCTGGTGGTCTTAAAGGCATTTTCCCTGGTGACCATAAAGGCATCCTCGCTGGTGGCCTTAAAGGCATCCTCGCTGGCGACCTTAAAGGCATCCTTACTGGCGACCTTAAAGGCATTCTCCCTGGCGGCCTTAAAGGCATCCTCGCTGGCGGCCTTAAAGGCATCCTTACTGGCGACCTTAAAGGCATCCTTACTGGCGGCCTTAAAGGCATCCTCGCTGGCGGCCTTAAAGGCATCCTTACTGGCGACCTTAAAGGCATCCTTACTGGCGACCTTAAAGGCATCCTCGCTGGTGGCCTTAATGGCATTTTCCCTGGCGGCCTTAAAGGCATTCTCACCGGCTGTCTCACTGCCGGTGTCACTCGCATCCTTACTGGCTGTCTTACTGTTTTTGACGGCCTCACTCACTATCTGCGgcttgtgtgcttgtctgtcGGCTCCTCCCCTTGTTCCCTCTGGTTTGTTTTTCTGTTCCATCCGTTTCCAAACATCCATTGGCTTCATCGATATCTCCTCCCACTGCAGCAGCATTGCCTTTTCCAGGTCGTCTCGAAGCCTCTGTTCCTTTCCCTGCTCTGCATTGCTTTTGATTTCAGAAATACGTATATGTCAGTGACTTTGTAGCTCACTACATTTCTTACAATGATGGTTCCATAAATTAATATATTCGTAACTGAATAGATTACTAACCGTGGCAGGGTCTTATGTCTTGAGGTGGGACAGGGCTGGCCATGGGAGACCTGCGTGACACCTCCTGTGTCCGGCACCCTATcgtctctctccatcatctcctaTCTATTGTATGTTGCAGTCCATTTCTGTTGGGAAAGGGTTCATTTAGTGatttctctctccatcaatcaatcaatcaaaatctaTTTATATCGCACAATATCGCAACTGCACATTTAACTCAAAGTGCTTTTgaatacactataggcctacacatatacacattctcACATTTTTATATTCATACACCAGCTCTGATCTCCTACCAATGGCATGCTGGAATAATATTGATAACAACCATTTTCCAGGTCTGACAATTGTCACCCCGGTAATGTATAGTATTCCTTTGAATGAGCAATATTCATCACCAGGGATGAATGAGCAAGCACATGGTACTTCCATTATGATGTCGTTCTAATGGCAAGAATCATAAGACAGTGTCTTGTTTCTATGACAACGGGATTCTGCATGTGCACTGTTAGTCTGAGGGATACCTGTATCATTGTGATGCCAGGTATCCAAGGTGACCACAGTATCGTCCAATGGCATTTATTGCACTGCCAATCCTCCAATAAGAATGTTTCtaacagcgttttcacacctggtccccttcagcctccaaagcaaactcagagtagtgactcagcatttttgccgaatatgtgaacgctccaaagcgtacccagacccctcggaagcgaaccgtactgagaccttggttgacgtggtctcagttcggttcgcttgtgagttctgacaagttacacttgtgactaggtgtaatcactgaAGGAGGGTTCTAGAGGACCGGGTGGGATAAtaaagaagagtgacacaccatataagcctaccaggaccagaaagatcagccaaTTCTTGTTGCAATACACTCAcagtatgaacaaaaacagaactgagtccttttgctgtcggttcgctTTCTGGTcaacttaaagaggactgagtttggttcacttaaaggggaatAGGTGTGAAAACCCAATTAGAGGCAGCCCCCGTTTCCTCTTCCACTAGTACACTAGTATGTACGCTTACACTTTTTTGAAATCTTTCAGAAGTATGGTGAATAGGTTATTTTATCAACCAATTCACCAATTTATCTATCAGTGACTCAAAAAGTATTTATAGGCCTTTTACATTACCATACTCAATTCACTGCCCTTCAGTGGCCTTAAAAATGTATCATGTACAATAATGCATCATGCAATATGTAGACGTGATAATAAATATATCACATTGCAAATTAAATCATTAAAgtattatatattacagtatatttTACAAACTCACATCAACTCTGCAAATGAATCAAAGGCAGATTAAAATAAGgctgtttttaatatattttCCAAACAAGTCACTGTTGGGACAGTTCTAATTTCTAAAGAAAGCTGGCAACAATTCTTTCTTTGTTTGTCCCCAATTTTCTCTATTGGTTAATTGGTTGATTTATTAACAGCAGTGTGACCCACAGCCGACTCCTTATAATTACCCACACTTCTTAATGTTTAAATAATTTAATCATTTAATTAATTAAATCATTAATCTGTGTTATAACTCACCGCTCCTGTTGTCTACTGCAGTCTGCTGCTGTGTAGAATGACTGGTGAGTCTCAAAGGTTCTCATGCTCATGATGTCATGAACTGTGCCCATTGTGACATCACTACAATCACAGCATCTTTCCCACTCCAATGACTTCTGTGACTTTATTTCTGCCCTGTTTTTGCCATGAAATAGGCAAATTACTGTAGGCAAATTACtgtaggcaattgcctggggtcCCCAGCTGTAGGCTATATGGGCCATTGATATGCTTTTTACTAGCAGACctagtcactaatttgcaagtcacaagtctcaagtccttccaatcaagtcagagtcaagtcacaagttaagacacatatGACCAAGTCAAATCCAAGTCataccaaagccaagtcaagtccaagtcaaagTGTATTTTTTTTACCAAGTCCTCAACAAGTCACCATGTATTCTACAAACAATCTTGAcaactacttttggtcataatttcattacctctccacactgctatgcatgCCCTCTTTGTCAGTCGTGTTAACAAAAAATAGTTGGCCTGCTGGTACTGGTTAAGGGCAAATCATTTaatttggattttttattttatttaatattttcacatacaaatgcagtAGATTAAATCAATTTAGACTGGACATGCCATGGCAAGTCATTGCAAGATTAAActgtctagtcaagtcaagtctcaagtcaatagcgttcaagccgagtcaagtcacaagtcctttgccaagtcaagtctcaagtcatgaACTTGTGACTCAAATCTGTCTCAAGCCCACATATGTCACAAGTCCACATATCTGGGTGGTACTACCAAAGTTAATGCCCACAAAATGATTAATACTTGGTAAAtaatgtacaagcaatgaatatgcttcttagataatacagttaaaacaaaaaaaacaatttaattcATACAATACTGGAGGATGTTTAACACATGGAAGTCTAATATGACAGATGAAATGGAGCTCACATGTAGAAGCCCTCTGTCATACAGATTTAGTGCAATGTCTTTTGAAATGAGGGAAATGCTTTTATcagttcatacagtatgtatacgtTTTGCATGGTGGAAGTGGAAATGATACTGAACTGAACAAAAGATAGATTCCATTCTCAGTGTGGCCAGCTCTCCTGGCTTTTTTAAGAGTACATGCACAGATGGGACATGCAGAGTGATAAGAATATTTAGTGACCCTTACAAAGATGTATATATTTCATAAGCAAGGCACAATCACACTTGGTACAGacgtttttttaatttttgctATTCAGTGTTGTGTGCAAGGACCAGAGTGGTATTTTGAGTCCCTAAGCCTTTAGTTGAGTCATAGCTGTCACTCTGTGTCTCCCCCTGCTGTTTTCAAAATGTTTCTGCAAGAGATTACAAACTGTCCATGCACATCCAAACGCTAATTGAACAAAATGATGAAATCCTATTACTCCTGAATTTAAAggaatttcattttattttatttatttatttattatttattaaaggatccccattagcttttgcCATAGTATTTCACTAGACTTTCTGGGGTCCCAATTCAAAACACATCACATCATTTCAAGTTAAGGAATATAGGATTAAATGCATATAAAAATCCATGTAAAACATACTAAAATGTTAGAAAGTTCAGGCATAACTCAAAATTCATGCTGTGGAAATGAACGGAGTGTACTCCACAAAAGAGTACTGCATGTAGTACTGCATGTGTGGCATCATGCAGTATGAATCAAACAAGTCAAGACTAGGACCAGTAGTATAGAGGACATGCTGTAAGGAGAAGAGATGCAAGATGTAAAAGATGATGTTGGtgactggtggtggtggccgCGTTTGCACAAGGTTGATACTTCGTCAGTATTTTTCGCACTTGAGcaatttcctttttccttttctcaAATGGATCGTGTGCACCATCatgaacacaagacacacacacacgcgcacacacacacacacacacacacacacaaacacatgtgtagCATTGAcatttctttattagtctcccaGGTTAAAAAATCTGTATACTTAAAGTATGCTTCTAATGATaacttagtaggcctacatagtgttATACTATTAGTACTATTTTTGGCGATTCAAAGTACACTTCATTGTATCAGTGCACTGGAGAACCACTTACATAAGTACACTTGCAACCTAATGAGTCTATTAATTTTCCACAACTTTTGGACAATTTGGACTACTATGCTGCTTTGGAAATGATGATCCGAACATGTTTCTCAGTCATTTGAATTGTATAAGGAGTGTGTTGGAATACACTTGCACAACATTTTATCGTTGTATACAAGTGAAGCTAAAGAACACTTTATTGATTATGCCTTTGAAGCATGTttgtatttgattttttttcatgcaTTTCATTGGAGTATAGAGGAAGTGCATCCTCCAAATTCAAATTTGTGCTACTTTTGGAATCCCATGACAGTTCGTGGAAATATGACTACCTACAAAACAACTTGCAGACTGCACGTGAAACTCCATGTGCTGTATatcttttttttggtggggtggggtgggggggtcttttacgactttattgaggataggacagtgtgagaggtgtacaggaagcgaatggggagagagacagggaggggtctgaaaatgacctgggccgggaatcaaacccgggtcggccacatggcagacgagtgccctaccagttggccacggcagggcccatgtACCGCACTGTATATCTAACTGTGATCCACCTCTCAGACAGGACAAGGAGTCTTGGATCCGCTCCAAGTACGTGGAGAAGAAGTTCATCCAGAAGCTGCCGGAGACGGGCCGAGTCACGCCGCTCAGACGCTCCAGCGCCAGAAGGAATCGCAGCACCGTGCAGGAGCGAGCCGCACCGCCGGGACGACCGCCACTCAAACCCAAACCCAGCCGAGCCACGCTGCCACGGCttcaaggtgcacacacacacacacacacacacacacacacacacacacacacacacacacacacacacacacacacacacacacacacacacacacacacacacacacacacacacacacacacacacacgatacacctACTGTGCATACAGAAGCCCATTCATTTGCCAAAATAACAAGGATATTCAAAGTATAATTTCAGAGTATATCGAAACTATTGGGCTACTTTTATATAATAATTTCATATTCATTTTATaattataatgttttttttaactttgtgtGTGGGAAGTATGAGATGCATGTTATTATGTATGCTATTGCAACTGTCAAGTTTTTCTGACCTTCTAGCCGTCATGTCCAGAAATATCTAGGAGGTgcagccttaaaggtacactctgcaagatttttagttgtttatttccagaaggcGTGccccccattcactaatgttacctttttcatgaatgcttaccaccaccatcaaattctaagtattctttatgactgggaaaattgcatttttcattcattaaaagggggatcttctccattgtctgccattttgaatttccagaaatagattcaagattcaagaagtttattgtcattgtcaatgaaatcaacgaaattgtgggtggagcaacaacactgcgtagtttgaagtaggcctatagaagtaaccaaaaagaagtagtcaaataaagtctaaattcatgaagtatatcatgaagattataaataaaagtaaataatagtataataatatgagtaataataaattaatcaagtaaatcaaacagtaaaaaaaatgagatcccctcccacaattcaaggttaaaAACCCAATGCTGTTGATAGCTTtaaggtgcacaacacacacacacacacacacacacacacacacacacacacacacacacacacacacacacacacacacacacatccataaatatatatatccatatatatat includes:
- the LOC134437705 gene encoding uncharacterized protein LOC134437705, which encodes MMERDDRVPDTGGVTQVSHGQPCPTSRHKTLPRNAEQGKEQRLRDDLEKAMLLQWEEISMKPMDVWKRMEQKNKPEGTRGGADRQAHKPQIVSEAVKNSKTASKDASDTGSETAGENAFKAARENAIKATSEDAFKVASKDAFKVASKDAFKAASEDAFKAASKDAFKVASKDAFKAASEDAFKAARENAFKVASKDAFKVASEDAFKATSEDAFMVTRENAFKTTSEDAFKVASKDAFKVASEDATKVASEALQPTAEAWLQAELHMAIKRLEAQSNLVALQKLEKGIAMHSQGINERHTEEEMRRMKGQTAEKMDFWSQKDDAAKQESPAMEAERYEPKRLGAGTGKIYLNYGQKTDKLGSTIVEMRGGTAEEQLAMAKHIIQEQQSRIAELERTSAQWMRKYMEMKRYGLESQRCIQEQGESIKCLEEWQAQMWAKVNMWIEIDRKRVQLLETTEKTGRVTAGNTNLTQVPQQSTHQLKLDPIVLHERGERLKHEMNAPMGKYREKEEISVVRQQSTQDLIVLHERGERLKQLMNAPMGKYREKEEISVVRQQSTQDLIVLHERGERLKREMNAPMGKDREKEEIAVVRQQSTQDLIVLHERGERLKREMNAPMGKDREKEEIAVVRQQATQDLIVLHERGERLKHEMNAPMGKYREKEEISVVRQQSTQDLIVLHERGERLKQLMNAPMGKYREKEEISVVRQQSTQDLIVLHERGERLKREMNAPMGKDREKEEIAVVRQQATQDLIVLHERGERLKHEMNAPMGKDREKEKIAVVCQQATQQPIPSLVLRQKIAVKRHEMKAREIEERDALNRQAERQMNAPLSRAREKEEIPVVVQGTSKSCKRELQSVLQEKVTERLAVTAVATARSTGLGSGDVQLLKRREELKSSKVTDTNTGDGLSDQQPQVPEQKKKKKKSVVSWVKKKMKFGKKG